A window of the Archocentrus centrarchus isolate MPI-CPG fArcCen1 chromosome 17, fArcCen1, whole genome shotgun sequence genome harbors these coding sequences:
- the rab36 gene encoding ras-related protein Rab-36, translated as MQASREQMMLPDRVIREFPQCYTPESSLQLKKDWDIQAIVACNNSGARPQLWDPNKMSKVVVVGDFNVGKTCILKRFCKNVFLRGYKATIGVDFEIERFHICGVPFSLQIWDTAGQERFRSVASAFYRGAMVIVSVFDMANIKSLDHARQWLQESLKENEPESVSIFLVGNKTDLLPRQERWRTEKDAISIAKEMNAEFWAVSAKTGENIQDFFFRVAALAFESCVLKEVRSAVHAGIGPGDGIGSDCANMEEETSPKAKKRKCCR; from the exons ATGCAGGCCAGCAGGGAACAGATGATGCTTCCGGACAGGGTCATCAGGGAATTCCCACAG TGCTACACACCTGAATCCtccctgcagctgaagaaaGACTGGGACATTCAAGCCATTGTAGCCTGTAACAACAGTGGTGCCAGGCCCCAGCT GTGGGACCCAAACAAAATGTCAAAAGTGGTGGTGGTTGGCGATTTTAATGTTGGGAAGACCTGCATCCTTAAAAG attttgtaaaaatgtgtttctaagAGGATACAAAGCCACCATAGGAGTGGACTTTGAGATTGAGAGGTTTCACATATGTGGAGTACCCTTTTCTCTTCAGAT CTGGGATACTGCAGGTCAGGAAAGGTTTAGGTCTGTCGCTTCTGCGTTCTACAGAGGTGCTATGG tcattgtcTCAGTCTTTGACATGGCAAACATTAAGTCTCTAGATCATGCACG ccAGTGGTTGCAGGAGTCCTTGAAAGAAAATGAGCCTGAGTCCGTTTCCATCTTCTTGGTTGGTAATAAAACTGACCTATTG CCCCGTCAGGAAAGATGGAGGACAGAAAAAGATGCTATCAGCATTGCCAAAGAAATGAATGCAGAGTTTTGGGCTGTTTCGGCTAAAACGG gaGAGAACATACAGGACTTTTTCTTCAGGGTGGCAGCTTTGGCATTTGAGAGCTGCGTACTGAAAGAAGTAAGAAGTGCAGTTCATGCTGGGATCGGGCCTGGAGATGGTATCG GGTCAGATTGTGCCAACATGGAGGAGGAGACATCACCCAAAGCCAAGAAGAGAAAGTGTTGCAGATGA
- the pdca gene encoding phosducin a has product MSAATQEEDELPSNHTGPKGVINDWRRFKLDSVDQTVPQNKRELLRQMSSPREDDKERLNRKMSVQEYELIQDEDESCLKRYRKQCMQEMHERLSFGPKFELVYELESGDAFLEVIEKEHRLTLVVVHIYQHGVKGCEELNSCLDCLATEYPSVKFCRIDAVATGASERFSSEVLPALLVYKAGELLGNFLAVTKHFNEEFFATDVEAFLNEYGLLPEREFTACADDEDEGGEVE; this is encoded by the exons ATGTCTGCCGCTACTCAGGAAGAAGATGAGCTGCCCTCTAATCACACAG GGCCAAAAGGTGTAATTAATGACTGGCGAAGGTTTAAGTTGGACAGTGTGGATCAAACAGTCCCTCAAAACAAGAGAGAGCTGCTCAGACAGATGTCCAGCCCTCGGGAGGATGACAAGGAGAGACTCAACAGGAAG ATGAGCGTTCAGGAGTACGAGCTGATCCAAGATGAGGATGAAAGTTGCCTCAAACGCTACAGAAAACAGTGTATGCAGGAAATGCATGAGCGCCTGAGCTTTGGTCCCAAGTTTGAGTTGGTCTACGAGCTCGAGAGTGGAGACGCCTTCCTTGAAGTCATAGAGAAGGAACACCGGCTGACCCTTGTGGTGGTCCACATCTACCAGCATGGGGTCAAAG GTTGTGAGGAGCTGAACTCGTGTCTGGACTGTTTGGCTACTGAATACCCCAGCGTTAAATTTTGTCGTATTGATGCTGTGGCCACGGGTGCTTCTGAGCGCTTCTCCTCTGAG GTTCTTCCTGCCCTGCTGGTGTACAAGGCTGGTGAGTTACTGGGTAACTTCCTGGCTGTTACCAAACACTTCAACGAAGAGTTCTTTGCAACGGATGTGGAAGCGTTTCTCAATGAATATGGCCTCCTACCCGAGAGGGAATTCACAGCGTGTGCTGATGATGAGGACGAGGGAGGGGAAGTGGAATAG